In Zingiber officinale cultivar Zhangliang chromosome 3B, Zo_v1.1, whole genome shotgun sequence, a single window of DNA contains:
- the LOC121967749 gene encoding uncharacterized protein LOC121967749, with the protein MDFNTTDLLLLDRETLACTSVVHTDQFSTFSKANHFSDRTLGLDCLGYKVGKSGRSLNLQTNFEFPTQDDNCHLVLGLGPTPNFYSADHATNVSIKPKELASSFSQSVLGTEFGMLELGLSRGNYAAPTIQNGHHTEMSSTGICLPIPVVDEGSTSAKRKFGGYIPTLLFVPRSERVNSLQNLTVGQELVENVSDASTHQSQHQQYVLSQLPQLSPETSAATFCSLGGKDDPLVVGGSADQRIHHHPKKCRFDGCLKGARGASGLCIAHGGGQRCQKPGCKKGAESRTVYCKAHGGGKRCQQLGCTKSAEGKTEFCIAHGGGRRCGHLGCTKAARGKSGLCIRHGGGKRCTVVGCMKSAEGQAGCCISHGGGRRCQYLGCSKGAQGSTLYCKAHGGGKRCIFEGCSKGAEGSTSLCKGHGGGKRCLFEGGGVCPKSVHGGTNFCVAHGGGKRCAVPGCTKSARGRTDCCVRHGGGKRCKFEGCGKSAQGSTDFCKAHGGGKRCSWVMGCEKFARGKSGLCAAHGSLIVAQNEQKAGSLIVSTSITHESHKDNEISSSGVSSLSDCTESYDSMGMDQHLMPPHELAPQSMRSQSSSFGFAFTEGRVHGGGLMSFLGRNLKNAVNDVDV; encoded by the coding sequence ATGGATTTCAATACAactgatctcttgttgcttgatAGAGAAACTTTAGCTTGCACTTCAGTGGTGCATACTGATCAGTTCTCAACTTTCAGCAAGGCCAACCATTTTAGTGACAGAACATTGGGTCTGGACTGCCTGGGATATAAAGTTGGCAAATCTGGAAGGTCACTGAATTTACAAacaaattttgagttccctaCTCAAGATGATAACTGCCATCTTGTTCTTGGACTGGGTCCAACTCCAAATTTTTACTCTGCTGATCATGCCACGAATGTGTCTATTAAACCAAAAGAATTGGCATCTTCATTTAGTCAGAGTGTTTTGGGAACTGAATTTGGAATGTTAGAACTCGGTCTATCTAGAGGCAATTATGCAGCACCCACCATACAAAATGGTCATCATACTGAAATGTCTTCAACTGGAATATGTCTCCCCATTCCTGTTGTGGATGAAGGGTCAACTTCTGCCAAGAGAAAATTTGGTGGTTACATACCAACTCTCCTTTTTGTCCCTAGATCGGAGAGGGTTAACAGTCTTCAAAACCTGACTGTAGGCCAAGAATTGGTAGAAAATGTCAGTGATGCAAGCACCCACCAATCTCAACATCAGCAATATGTTCTTAGCCAGCTGCCTCAATTGAGTCCTGAGACCTCTGCAGCCACATTTTGCTCATTGGGAGGTAAAGATGATCCATTGGTTGTTGGTGGCTCAGCTGATCAAAGAATTCACCACCACCCCAAAAAATGCAGATTCGATGGTTGTTTAAAAGGTGCCAGAGGGGCATCTGGATTGTGTATTGCTCATGGAGGTGGGCAGAGGTGCCAGAAGCCTGGCTGCAAGAAAGGTGCTGAGAGTCGAACAGTGTACTGCAAAGCCCATGGAGGAGGGAAGCGCTGCCAGCAACTTGGCTGTACCAAGAGCGCAGAGGGCAAGACAGAATTTTGCATCGCCCATGGTGGGGGTCGTCGATGTGGTCATCTCGGGTGTACCAAGGCAGCACGTGGCAAGTCAGGGCTGTGTATTAGACATGGTGGTGGTAAAAGGTGCACAGTTGTAGGCTGCATGAAGAGTGCGGAGGGCCAGGCAGGCTGTTGCATCTCTCACGGTGGAGGCAGGCGATGCCAGTATCTGGGATGCAGCAAAGGTGCACAAGGCAGCACCCTATACTGCAAAGCACACGGTGGAGGCAAACGTTGCATTTTTGAAGGATGCAGCAAAGGGGCTGAAGGGAGTACATCTCTTTGCAAGGGACACGGTGGTGGCAAGCGTTGCCTCTTCGAGGGAGGTGGGGTCTGCCCAAAGAGTGTTCATGGCGGCACAAATTTCTGCGTAGCTCATGGTGGAGGAAAGCGTTGCGCCGTGCCAGGATGTACAAAAAGTGCCCGTGGCCGCACTGATTGCTGTGTGAGGCATGGTGGGGGCAAACGGTGCAAATTTGAGGGATGTGGGAAAAGTGCGCAGGGAAGCACAGACTTCTGCAAGGCTCATGGTGGAGGTAAGCGCTGTTCATGGGTTATGGGGTGTGAGAAGTTTGCTAGGGGAAAAAGTGGTTTATGTGCAGCCCATGGTAGTTTGATAGTCGCACAAAACGAACAAAAGGCTGGGAGCCTGATTGTATCAACCTCTATAACTCATGAAAGCCACAAAGACAATGAGATTTCATCATCAGGAGTGAGCTCCTTATCTGACTGCACGGAGTCCTACGATAGCATGGGGATGGACCAGCATCTCATGCCTCCTCATGAGTTGGCCCCTCAATCCATGAGATCGCAGTCTTCCAGCTTCGGGTTTGCATTCACAGAGGGCAGAGTGCACGGTGGGGGCTTGATGTCATTCCTTGGAAGAAACCTGAAGAATGCTGTCAACGATGTCGATGTGTGA